The following proteins are co-located in the Desulfovibrio legallii genome:
- a CDS encoding CoB--CoM heterodisulfide reductase iron-sulfur subunit A family protein, protein MSNAILVVGGGFAGLTAAIEAAELGHDVFIVEKSPWLGGRVAQLNKYFPKLCPPSCGLEIQFQRIRKNPRVKFFTQAQVVGFMGVKGDYKVKVRIEPRHTAPHNVDFSLLASSLEGQAPSEFDLGLGKRKALYKAMPFAFPARYTLDMRTLSKADTARVAGAKFLDLTEKPHEVELNVGAVVVATGWKPYDVTRLSNLGAGKVKNCISNMQMERLASPFGPTGGRMVRPTDGRQPLQVAFVQCAGSRDQNHLNYCSYICCMATLKQCLYLSEQSPQTQITVYYIDLRAPGRYTKVLEKVQALPNVHFVKGKVADVVQAPGDAVRLTAEDAVRGEKMTLDYDMVVLATGMQPSLAGEDAPLPLPLDEDGFIAGGEEAGIFAAGCARMPLDVMRSAQSGTAAALKAVQTVKGR, encoded by the coding sequence ATGTCCAATGCCATTCTCGTCGTGGGCGGCGGCTTTGCGGGCCTCACAGCCGCCATTGAAGCGGCGGAACTGGGGCACGACGTCTTCATCGTCGAAAAGTCGCCCTGGCTGGGCGGCCGCGTGGCTCAGCTCAACAAGTATTTTCCCAAACTCTGTCCCCCCTCCTGCGGGCTGGAAATTCAATTCCAGCGCATCAGGAAAAATCCGCGCGTCAAATTTTTCACCCAGGCCCAGGTGGTGGGCTTCATGGGCGTTAAGGGCGATTACAAGGTCAAGGTGCGCATTGAGCCGCGCCACACCGCGCCCCACAACGTAGACTTCAGCCTGCTGGCCTCCAGCCTGGAGGGCCAGGCCCCCAGCGAATTCGACCTGGGCCTCGGCAAGCGCAAGGCCCTGTACAAGGCCATGCCCTTCGCCTTCCCCGCCCGCTACACTCTGGATATGCGCACCCTTTCCAAGGCCGACACGGCCCGGGTGGCGGGTGCCAAATTCCTGGATCTGACCGAAAAGCCCCACGAGGTGGAGCTCAACGTGGGCGCTGTAGTGGTGGCCACGGGCTGGAAGCCCTATGACGTGACCCGCCTGAGCAACCTGGGCGCGGGCAAGGTCAAGAACTGCATTTCCAACATGCAGATGGAGCGGCTGGCCTCGCCCTTCGGGCCCACGGGCGGCCGCATGGTGCGCCCCACAGACGGGCGGCAGCCTCTGCAGGTGGCCTTTGTGCAGTGCGCGGGCTCCCGTGATCAGAATCACCTCAACTACTGCTCCTACATCTGCTGTATGGCCACGCTCAAGCAGTGTCTGTACCTCTCGGAGCAGAGCCCCCAGACGCAGATCACCGTCTACTACATCGACCTGCGCGCCCCCGGACGCTACACAAAGGTGCTGGAGAAGGTCCAGGCCCTGCCCAACGTGCATTTTGTCAAGGGCAAGGTGGCGGACGTGGTCCAGGCCCCCGGCGACGCGGTGCGGCTGACGGCGGAGGACGCCGTGCGCGGCGAAAAGATGACGCTGGACTACGATATGGTGGTGCTGGCCACGGGCATGCAGCCCTCGCTGGCCGGCGAGGACGCGCCCCTGCCCTTGCCTCTGGATGAAGACGGCTTTATTGCGGGCGGCGAAGAGGCCGGCATTTTCGCCGCCGGTTGCGCGCGCATGCCCCTGGATGTGATGCGCTCCGCGCAGTCCGGCACAGCCGCCGCCTTGAAGGCGGTGCAAACGGTGAAAGGGAGGTAG
- the aprA gene encoding adenylyl-sulfate reductase subunit alpha produces the protein MPMIPVKEVNKGVAIAEPEVKEHAVDLLIVGGGMGACGTAYEAVRWGDKHGLKIMLCDKAALERSGAVAQGLSAINTYLGENSADDYVRMVRTDLMGLVREDLIFDVGRHVDDSVHLFEDWGLPCWIKSDDGHNMNGADAKAAGKSLRKGDKPVRSGRWQIMINGESYKCIVAEAAKNALGEDRMMERIFIVKLLLDKNTPNRVAGAVGFNLRANEVHIFKANAIMVAAGGAVNVYRPRSTGEGMGRAWYPVWNAGSTYTLCAQVGAEMTMMENRFVPARFKDGYGPVGAWFLLFKAKATNSKGEDYCATNKAMLKPYEDRGYAKGNVIPTCLRNHMMLREMREGRGPIYMDTKTALLNTFASLSEEQQKHLESEAWEDFLDMCVGQANLWAATNTAPEERGSEIMPTEPYLLGSHSGCCGIWASGPDEAWVPEDYKVKASNGKVYNRMTTVEGLFTCADGVGASGHKFSSGSHAEGRIAGKQMVRWCLDHKDFKPEFKESADELKKLIYRPYYNYMEGKAASTDPVVNPNYITPKNFMMRLVKCTDEYGGGVGTYYTTSKALLDTGFCLLDMMEEDSEKLAARDLHELLRCWENYHRLWTVRLHMQHIAFREESRYPGFYYRADFMGLDDSKWKCFVNSKYDPATGETKIFKKPYYQIIPD, from the coding sequence ATGCCTATGATTCCCGTGAAGGAAGTGAACAAGGGCGTTGCCATTGCCGAACCCGAAGTCAAAGAACATGCGGTTGACCTGCTCATCGTGGGCGGCGGCATGGGCGCTTGCGGCACGGCCTATGAGGCCGTGCGCTGGGGCGACAAACATGGCCTGAAGATCATGCTCTGCGACAAAGCCGCGCTGGAGCGCTCCGGCGCTGTGGCCCAGGGCCTTTCGGCCATCAACACCTACCTGGGCGAAAACTCCGCCGACGACTATGTGCGCATGGTCCGCACCGACCTCATGGGCCTGGTGCGCGAAGACCTCATCTTTGACGTGGGCCGTCATGTGGACGACTCCGTGCATCTGTTTGAAGACTGGGGCCTGCCCTGCTGGATCAAGAGCGACGACGGCCACAACATGAACGGCGCTGACGCCAAGGCCGCCGGCAAGTCCCTGCGCAAGGGCGACAAGCCCGTGCGTTCCGGCCGCTGGCAGATCATGATCAACGGCGAGTCCTACAAGTGCATCGTGGCCGAAGCGGCCAAGAACGCCCTGGGCGAGGACCGCATGATGGAGCGCATCTTCATCGTGAAGCTGCTGCTCGACAAAAACACCCCCAACCGGGTGGCCGGCGCCGTGGGCTTTAACCTGCGCGCCAACGAAGTGCACATCTTTAAAGCCAACGCCATCATGGTGGCCGCCGGCGGCGCGGTGAACGTGTACCGCCCCCGCTCCACCGGCGAAGGCATGGGCCGCGCCTGGTACCCCGTGTGGAACGCCGGCTCCACCTACACCCTGTGTGCGCAGGTGGGCGCCGAAATGACCATGATGGAAAACCGCTTCGTGCCCGCCCGCTTCAAGGACGGTTACGGCCCCGTGGGCGCGTGGTTCCTGCTCTTCAAGGCCAAGGCCACCAACTCCAAGGGCGAGGACTACTGCGCCACCAACAAGGCCATGCTTAAGCCCTACGAGGACCGCGGCTACGCCAAGGGCAACGTTATCCCCACCTGCCTGCGCAACCACATGATGCTGCGTGAAATGCGCGAAGGTCGCGGCCCCATCTACATGGACACCAAGACCGCCCTGCTCAACACCTTCGCCAGCCTGAGCGAAGAGCAGCAGAAGCATCTGGAATCCGAAGCCTGGGAAGACTTCCTTGACATGTGCGTGGGCCAGGCCAACCTGTGGGCCGCCACCAACACCGCGCCTGAAGAACGCGGCTCCGAAATCATGCCCACCGAGCCTTACCTGCTGGGTTCCCACTCCGGCTGCTGCGGCATCTGGGCCTCCGGCCCGGACGAAGCCTGGGTGCCGGAAGACTACAAAGTCAAAGCCAGCAACGGCAAGGTCTACAACCGCATGACCACCGTGGAAGGCCTCTTCACCTGCGCCGACGGCGTGGGCGCTTCCGGCCACAAGTTCTCCTCCGGCTCGCACGCCGAAGGCCGCATCGCCGGCAAGCAGATGGTGCGCTGGTGCCTGGATCACAAGGACTTCAAGCCTGAGTTCAAGGAATCGGCCGACGAGCTCAAGAAGCTCATCTACCGTCCTTACTACAACTACATGGAAGGCAAGGCCGCTTCCACCGACCCCGTGGTGAACCCCAACTACATCACGCCTAAGAACTTCATGATGCGCCTCGTCAAGTGCACCGATGAATACGGCGGCGGCGTGGGCACCTACTACACCACCTCCAAGGCCCTGCTGGACACCGGCTTCTGTCTGCTTGACATGATGGAAGAGGACTCCGAAAAGCTGGCCGCCCGCGACCTGCACGAGCTGCTGCGCTGCTGGGAAAACTACCACCGCCTCTGGACCGTGCGCCTGCACATGCAGCACATTGCCTTCCGTGAGGAATCCCGGTACCCCGGCTTCTACTATCGTGCGGACTTCATGGGCCTTGACGACAGCAAGTGGAAGTGCTTCGTTAACTCCAAGTACGATCCCGCCACCGGCGAGACCAAGATCTTCAAGAAGCCCTACTACCAGATCATCCCTGACTAG
- a CDS encoding FAD-dependent oxidoreductase, which yields MAGKIGVYFDQQNIGGGLDVPALAAQTGEKWGDLTPVVKVVPVLAEAVEEIRADIEAQGLDGVLLCGASPRVDADLYRLPVQVEHVNLREQCVLSYKNPDKSPVDLSQGAPVLLALMARDYVNMGVVKLQKSSVPDSAAVTGVQRVLVIGGGWTGLTAAAEAAATGYEVVLVEKSDQLGGAARNIPMASPLSSPWTDKEPINLETRISQVTGNARITVHCNAHMEKLEGQPGEFKAVIATQSGPVSVDVGAVVLATGWVPLNHKYLEPMGLDKSPMVMDAATFGKQLVAGQVSARRIAFVLDVSLAEAAVRKAAEEAAAAPAPEAPAKPAAAGEEEEKAFVKEDLETFRHLTYSNAVNSVGMLRLANTVCEKTNDACQTFILYKDMTVPGILERFYKKMQDRLGVMMTKADVTAVREAGDHMVVECKNTLLGMDFDLDVDLVVLPTGLVPTTAKEVTVNFEYRQGPDFPDLQLFDGFADSNYICFPYETRRTGVYAAGCVRQPLTMDACEEDARGAVLKAVQCIEAASHGVSVHPRSGDLSYPVFNFVRCTQCKRCTEECPFGALDDDEKGTPKPNPARCRRCGTCFGACPERVISFANYNIDQIGSMIREVQVPKDFKGEGPRILILACENDAYPALDMAGARHKTWSPYCRVIPVRCLGSVNAIWVSDAMSKGFDGVMLLGCKYGDDYQCHFVKGSEICARRKENIAETLNRLGVQPERVEQLEVAIDEYDTVPDLIDGFVDRIMALGPNPFKGM from the coding sequence ATGGCCGGTAAAATTGGCGTCTATTTTGACCAGCAGAACATCGGCGGCGGGCTGGACGTGCCCGCCCTGGCCGCGCAGACGGGCGAAAAGTGGGGTGACCTCACGCCTGTGGTCAAGGTTGTTCCTGTGCTGGCCGAGGCCGTGGAAGAAATCAGGGCCGACATCGAGGCCCAGGGCCTGGACGGCGTGCTGCTCTGCGGCGCTTCGCCCCGGGTGGATGCGGATCTCTACCGCCTGCCCGTGCAGGTGGAGCATGTGAACCTGCGCGAACAGTGCGTGCTGTCCTATAAAAACCCGGACAAAAGCCCGGTGGACCTGAGCCAGGGCGCGCCCGTGCTGCTTGCCCTTATGGCTCGCGACTATGTAAATATGGGCGTGGTCAAGCTGCAGAAGAGCTCCGTGCCCGATTCCGCGGCCGTCACCGGCGTGCAGCGCGTGCTGGTTATCGGCGGCGGCTGGACAGGCCTGACGGCGGCGGCTGAAGCGGCGGCCACGGGCTACGAGGTGGTCCTGGTGGAAAAGAGCGACCAGCTCGGCGGCGCGGCCCGCAACATCCCCATGGCCTCGCCCCTTTCTTCGCCCTGGACGGACAAAGAGCCCATCAACCTGGAAACCAGGATCAGCCAGGTAACGGGCAACGCGCGCATCACCGTGCACTGCAACGCCCATATGGAAAAGCTGGAAGGCCAGCCGGGCGAATTCAAGGCTGTCATCGCCACCCAAAGCGGCCCCGTAAGCGTGGACGTGGGCGCGGTGGTGCTGGCCACGGGCTGGGTGCCCCTGAACCATAAATATCTTGAGCCCATGGGCCTGGACAAAAGCCCCATGGTCATGGACGCCGCCACCTTCGGCAAACAGCTGGTGGCCGGGCAGGTCAGCGCGCGGCGCATCGCCTTTGTGCTGGACGTGAGCCTGGCCGAGGCGGCCGTGCGCAAGGCGGCGGAAGAAGCCGCCGCAGCCCCCGCGCCGGAAGCGCCGGCCAAGCCCGCCGCGGCAGGGGAGGAAGAGGAAAAGGCCTTTGTGAAGGAAGACCTGGAAACCTTCCGCCACCTTACCTACTCCAACGCCGTGAACAGCGTGGGCATGCTGCGCCTGGCCAATACGGTCTGTGAAAAGACCAACGACGCCTGTCAGACCTTCATCCTGTATAAGGATATGACCGTGCCGGGCATCCTGGAGCGCTTCTACAAGAAGATGCAGGACCGCTTGGGCGTTATGATGACCAAGGCCGACGTGACCGCCGTGCGCGAAGCCGGTGACCACATGGTGGTGGAGTGCAAAAATACTCTGCTGGGCATGGATTTTGACCTGGACGTGGACCTGGTGGTTCTGCCCACGGGCCTGGTGCCCACCACAGCCAAGGAAGTGACGGTCAACTTTGAGTACCGCCAGGGGCCGGATTTCCCCGATCTGCAGCTGTTTGACGGCTTTGCCGATTCTAACTACATCTGCTTCCCCTACGAAACCCGGCGCACGGGCGTCTACGCGGCGGGCTGCGTGCGCCAGCCCCTGACCATGGACGCCTGCGAGGAAGACGCGCGCGGCGCGGTGCTCAAGGCCGTGCAGTGCATTGAGGCGGCCAGTCACGGCGTTTCCGTGCATCCTCGCTCCGGCGACCTCTCCTACCCGGTGTTCAACTTTGTGCGCTGCACCCAGTGCAAGCGCTGCACAGAGGAATGCCCCTTCGGCGCCCTGGACGACGACGAAAAAGGCACGCCCAAGCCCAATCCGGCGCGCTGCCGCCGCTGCGGCACCTGTTTTGGCGCCTGCCCGGAGCGCGTCATCTCCTTCGCCAACTACAATATCGACCAGATCGGCTCCATGATCCGCGAGGTGCAGGTGCCCAAGGACTTCAAAGGCGAGGGCCCCCGCATCCTCATTCTGGCCTGCGAAAACGACGCCTACCCCGCCCTGGATATGGCCGGGGCCCGGCACAAGACCTGGAGCCCTTACTGCCGCGTCATCCCTGTGCGCTGCCTGGGCTCGGTCAACGCCATCTGGGTTTCCGACGCCATGAGCAAAGGCTTTGACGGCGTCATGCTGCTGGGCTGCAAATACGGCGACGACTACCAGTGCCACTTCGTCAAGGGCTCTGAGATCTGCGCCCGCCGCAAGGAAAACATCGCCGAGACCCTCAACCGCCTGGGCGTGCAGCCCGAACGGGTGGAGCAGCTTGAAGTGGCCATTGACGAATACGACACGGTACCTGACCTGATCGACGGTTTTGTGGACCGCATCATGGCCCTGGGCCCCAACCCGTTCAAGGGCATGTAG
- the aprB gene encoding adenylyl-sulfate reductase subunit beta, translating to MPTFVDPSKCDGCKGGEKTACMYICPNDLMILDPEEMKAYNQEPDACWECYSCVKICPQGAITARPYADFAPMGGTCIPMRSADSIMWTVKFRNGNVKRFKFPIRTTPEGSIKPYDGRPEGANLEDELLFTETALAAPKEAMGKKFDVAEADKVFTCKEHGR from the coding sequence ATGCCGACGTTTGTCGATCCGTCCAAATGCGACGGCTGCAAGGGTGGCGAAAAGACGGCCTGCATGTACATTTGCCCCAACGACCTCATGATCCTCGACCCTGAGGAAATGAAGGCCTACAACCAGGAACCGGACGCCTGCTGGGAATGCTATTCCTGCGTTAAAATCTGCCCGCAGGGCGCCATCACGGCCCGCCCCTACGCGGACTTCGCGCCCATGGGCGGCACCTGTATCCCCATGCGTTCGGCCGACTCCATCATGTGGACGGTCAAGTTCCGCAACGGCAACGTGAAGCGCTTCAAGTTCCCCATTCGCACCACGCCTGAAGGCTCTATCAAGCCTTACGACGGCCGCCCCGAAGGCGCCAATCTGGAAGACGAGCTGCTGTTCACCGAGACCGCTCTGGCCGCTCCCAAGGAAGCCATGGGCAAGAAGTTCGATGTGGCGGAAGCCGATAAGGTCTTTACCTGCAAAGAACACGGCCGCTAG
- a CDS encoding 3-phosphoshikimate 1-carboxyvinyltransferase, which translates to MTEHSHEPREPRAPRQHRDQREARPRRPLREVVSDLDRDILRLLLRRHNLLARMRGDKPRLEPAEEKFLRESWEAAAARVSRDPRLTGHFFALMQEVVFQPRPVAPDAREADAELRPEPPRTAFNLAPPARPVRLEMTAPLACRVTRAWLYLAAATGRPLRLTPCLMNDPIADCVQMFVQAGAALTRTDDGVLARQAPPLGAPDKVLHAGDSAWNFFLLLGHYLGRPSRVKITGGPGLKLADFTALRHALPALGARLVHAVPKSVGLPVRLECSGILPDAFTLPADAPVELAEALLLAAPGYERALSVDLAAHPDRDTALARVLPVLRAAGAQVQADGGKVRVTPGPLALPEAPVLPLEPELAVFLLALPLVQGGSARLTGLWPRWPAALAGWELLQDLGLDLRQDTRKEQGEILAKSATPLQRFPLPELPAHFPADWAALPLALAACAALRGEPVRLPALPPEVAPAEAESFLHAVGCALGEDGLLCKKEQGSPETPWNAPSPVWAMGLALAACARPHRKLGNPGVMTGLYPAFWMLYNSLPEPVLRREPAAPAPDAPKRRRIHTAVVAVPPELPPDEEW; encoded by the coding sequence ATGACCGAGCACTCTCATGAACCGCGTGAACCGCGCGCGCCGCGCCAGCACCGCGACCAGCGCGAAGCGCGGCCCCGCCGCCCCCTGCGCGAAGTGGTCAGCGACCTTGACCGCGACATCCTGCGCCTTCTGCTGCGCCGCCACAACCTGCTTGCGCGCATGCGAGGGGATAAGCCCCGCCTGGAGCCCGCGGAGGAAAAGTTCCTGCGCGAATCGTGGGAGGCCGCCGCGGCCCGCGTGAGCCGCGACCCCCGGCTTACCGGCCACTTTTTCGCCCTTATGCAGGAGGTCGTTTTCCAACCCCGGCCCGTGGCCCCGGACGCCAGGGAAGCGGACGCCGAGCTGCGCCCGGAACCGCCCCGCACGGCCTTCAACCTGGCCCCGCCCGCCCGCCCCGTGCGCCTGGAGATGACCGCGCCCCTGGCCTGCCGCGTCACCCGGGCCTGGCTCTACCTGGCGGCCGCCACGGGCCGCCCCTTGCGTCTGACCCCCTGCCTGATGAACGACCCCATCGCGGACTGCGTGCAGATGTTCGTCCAGGCCGGAGCGGCGCTGACCCGCACCGACGACGGCGTGCTGGCCCGACAAGCGCCCCCCCTGGGCGCGCCGGACAAAGTGCTGCACGCGGGCGACAGCGCCTGGAATTTTTTCCTCCTGCTGGGGCACTATCTGGGGCGGCCCTCGCGGGTCAAAATCACGGGCGGCCCAGGCCTGAAGCTGGCCGACTTCACGGCCCTGCGCCACGCCCTGCCCGCTCTGGGCGCGCGGCTGGTGCACGCCGTGCCCAAAAGCGTCGGCCTGCCCGTGCGGCTGGAGTGCTCCGGCATTTTGCCGGACGCCTTCACCCTGCCCGCCGATGCGCCTGTGGAGCTGGCCGAAGCCCTGCTGCTGGCCGCGCCCGGCTATGAGCGCGCCCTAAGCGTGGACCTTGCCGCCCACCCGGATCGGGATACGGCCCTGGCCCGCGTGCTGCCCGTGCTGCGCGCCGCCGGAGCCCAGGTGCAGGCGGACGGCGGGAAGGTGCGCGTGACCCCAGGCCCCCTGGCCCTGCCCGAGGCCCCGGTGCTGCCCCTGGAGCCGGAACTGGCCGTATTTTTGCTGGCGCTGCCCCTGGTGCAGGGCGGCAGCGCCCGCCTTACGGGCCTCTGGCCGCGCTGGCCCGCGGCCCTGGCCGGTTGGGAACTGCTGCAAGACCTCGGCCTGGACCTGCGCCAGGATACCCGCAAAGAACAAGGCGAAATTCTTGCCAAAAGCGCAACCCCGCTGCAGCGCTTTCCGCTGCCGGAGCTGCCGGCCCACTTCCCGGCCGACTGGGCCGCCCTGCCCCTGGCCCTGGCCGCCTGCGCGGCTTTGCGCGGCGAGCCTGTGCGCCTGCCCGCGCTGCCCCCGGAAGTGGCCCCTGCCGAAGCGGAAAGTTTTCTGCACGCCGTGGGCTGCGCCTTGGGCGAAGACGGCCTTTTGTGCAAAAAAGAACAAGGCAGCCCGGAAACCCCCTGGAACGCCCCCAGCCCGGTCTGGGCTATGGGGCTGGCCCTGGCCGCCTGCGCCCGGCCCCACCGCAAGCTGGGCAACCCTGGCGTCATGACCGGGCTCTACCCGGCCTTCTGGATGCTGTACAACAGCCTGCCGGAGCCTGTTCTGCGGCGGGAGCCTGCCGCCCCCGCGCCAGACGCCCCCAAGCGGCGGCGCATCCACACCGCTGTGGTGGCCGTGCCGCCGGAGCTGCCGCCTGACGAAGAGTGGTAA
- the qmoC gene encoding quinone-interacting membrane-bound oxidoreductase complex subunit QmoC, whose translation MAQCTIKPDMEFVRALEEAGGESLKKCYQCATCSVACPLAPANAPYPRKEMVWASWGLKDKLRADVDLWLCHNCGNCADLCPRGARPADLMGAARNVIYKELTEPTAVGKLMSKPSGLPVLFAIPALLWLVVWWIRAGFNGGNWFPRAADGRIVFGQIFYGDYTIDPIFMLTFFGAVFILARGVMKLWAMFKPEGKLAVIGKTKCWPLHLWDVLWDEVITHRRFDDCEAGPDTGKETPNRKWGHFLLVWSFVILVCVTGIVALGHWGGKVIPLIKIETPMPLTFPVKILANLGAILLLCGLAVLTVRRARLNPKYQASSWYDWYLLGIIWLVAVTGILSQCFRLADAVAPAFLVYYLHLVFVWMLFAYLPWSKLGHFVYRTAALVYVRMYGRS comes from the coding sequence ATGGCACAATGCACAATCAAACCTGATATGGAGTTTGTCAGGGCGCTGGAAGAAGCGGGGGGCGAGTCCCTCAAGAAGTGCTACCAGTGCGCCACCTGTTCCGTGGCCTGCCCGCTTGCTCCGGCCAACGCGCCCTATCCGCGCAAGGAAATGGTCTGGGCCTCCTGGGGCCTTAAGGACAAGCTCCGCGCCGACGTGGACCTCTGGCTCTGCCACAACTGCGGCAACTGCGCGGACCTCTGCCCGCGCGGCGCGCGCCCGGCCGACCTCATGGGCGCGGCCCGCAACGTCATCTATAAGGAACTGACCGAGCCCACGGCCGTGGGCAAGCTCATGAGCAAGCCCTCCGGCCTGCCTGTGCTCTTTGCCATCCCGGCCCTGCTCTGGCTGGTGGTCTGGTGGATCCGCGCCGGCTTCAACGGCGGCAACTGGTTCCCCCGCGCCGCCGATGGCCGCATTGTCTTCGGCCAGATCTTCTACGGTGATTACACCATTGACCCCATCTTCATGCTCACCTTCTTCGGCGCGGTGTTCATCCTGGCGCGCGGCGTCATGAAGCTCTGGGCCATGTTCAAGCCAGAGGGCAAGCTGGCCGTCATCGGCAAAACCAAATGCTGGCCCCTGCACCTCTGGGATGTGCTCTGGGATGAAGTCATCACCCACCGCCGCTTTGACGACTGCGAAGCCGGGCCGGATACCGGCAAGGAGACCCCCAACCGTAAGTGGGGCCACTTCCTTCTGGTCTGGAGCTTCGTCATCCTGGTCTGCGTCACGGGCATCGTGGCCCTGGGCCACTGGGGCGGCAAGGTCATTCCCCTCATCAAGATCGAAACGCCCATGCCCCTCACCTTCCCGGTGAAGATCCTGGCCAACCTGGGCGCTATTCTGCTGCTCTGCGGCCTGGCCGTGCTCACAGTGCGGCGCGCGCGGCTTAACCCCAAATACCAGGCCTCCAGCTGGTACGACTGGTACCTTCTGGGCATCATCTGGCTGGTGGCCGTCACCGGCATCCTGTCCCAGTGCTTCCGCCTGGCCGACGCCGTGGCACCTGCCTTCCTGGTCTACTACCTGCACCTGGTATTCGTCTGGATGCTGTTCGCCTATCTGCCCTGGTCCAAGCTCGGCCACTTTGTTTATCGCACGGCGGCCCTGGTCTATGTGCGCATGTACGGCAGAAGCTAG
- a CDS encoding lysophospholipid acyltransferase family protein, whose amino-acid sequence MPGTAELLSPAPGGAPFEPRRARRLLRALARRFTALGRLEKAAEGLPRCGDAPAFAAACLAALDVRVQLEPGALERIPAHGPLLLYANHPTGALEGLVMAARCGRQRPDLKILAAASLARLPQLAPLAPFLLPLDLSPGAAGAANAAVLHAALRHLRQGGALGVFPAGKVARWAPGVGLREQPWSRLLGLLASCPEAQCLPLHFTARVSPLFLAAAGLVEAWGTALLPHALERQRGSLVRLRVGRPYKAGALRDLPPVQRTQCLRLVQEALAPRGTAARRAAPKSALAAPVPQEDFMAALAALPQGRLLAREERYSVYLLHGAESPALLDELTLRREETFRALGEGSGKARDRDRYDATYDHLLLVDEERQALAGAYRACLVRPDAARSCNARNLYTASLFRYDPEFFRQCGNALELGRAFVRAPYQRDYAPLLLLWKGIGRLAMRSGARTLFGPASIGLDYKPQSVDLLCSYLRLRHWHPFLAPLVRGRRPRRRTAPIPFARQMAYADVNTLVRQMENGRSLPILFKHYLQLGGRIAAFHQDAAFGTLDALLVVDLLTAPERPLRRYLGDEGLQRLRDGLWLMDVPADARGA is encoded by the coding sequence ATGCCCGGCACCGCAGAACTGTTATCCCCGGCACCGGGGGGCGCGCCCTTTGAGCCGCGCCGCGCCCGGCGGCTGCTGCGCGCCCTGGCGCGCCGTTTTACTGCCCTGGGCCGCCTGGAAAAGGCCGCCGAAGGGCTGCCCCGTTGCGGCGATGCGCCCGCCTTTGCCGCCGCCTGCCTCGCAGCCCTGGACGTGCGCGTTCAGCTGGAGCCCGGCGCGCTGGAGCGCATCCCCGCCCACGGCCCGCTGCTGCTGTACGCCAACCACCCCACGGGCGCGCTGGAAGGTTTGGTCATGGCCGCGCGCTGCGGACGCCAGCGCCCGGACCTGAAAATCCTGGCCGCCGCCAGCCTTGCCCGCCTGCCCCAGCTGGCCCCCCTGGCCCCGTTCCTGCTGCCCCTGGACCTTTCCCCAGGGGCAGCGGGCGCGGCCAATGCCGCCGTGCTGCACGCCGCCTTGCGGCATTTGCGCCAGGGCGGGGCCTTGGGCGTATTCCCGGCGGGCAAGGTGGCCCGCTGGGCGCCAGGCGTGGGCCTGCGCGAACAACCCTGGTCCCGCCTTCTGGGGCTGCTGGCCTCCTGCCCGGAAGCGCAGTGCCTTCCCCTGCACTTCACGGCCCGCGTCAGCCCCCTGTTCCTGGCCGCGGCCGGACTTGTGGAAGCCTGGGGCACGGCCCTCCTGCCCCATGCGCTGGAGCGCCAGCGCGGCAGCCTGGTCCGCCTTCGCGTGGGACGGCCGTACAAGGCCGGAGCTCTGCGCGACCTCCCGCCGGTCCAGCGCACGCAATGTCTGCGCCTTGTGCAGGAAGCCCTCGCGCCCCGCGGCACCGCGGCCCGCCGTGCGGCCCCCAAATCCGCCCTGGCCGCGCCCGTGCCGCAGGAAGACTTCATGGCCGCCCTGGCTGCCTTGCCGCAGGGACGTCTTCTGGCCCGTGAAGAGCGCTACAGCGTTTATCTGCTCCACGGCGCGGAATCGCCCGCCCTGCTGGACGAACTGACCCTGCGCCGCGAAGAGACTTTCCGCGCCCTGGGCGAGGGCAGCGGCAAGGCCCGCGACAGGGACCGCTACGACGCAACCTATGACCACCTCCTGCTGGTGGACGAAGAGCGCCAGGCGCTGGCGGGTGCCTACCGCGCCTGCCTGGTCCGCCCCGACGCAGCCCGCAGTTGCAACGCCAGAAATCTCTACACGGCCTCGCTCTTCCGCTACGATCCGGAGTTTTTCCGCCAGTGCGGCAATGCCCTGGAGCTGGGCCGCGCCTTTGTCCGCGCGCCCTACCAGCGGGACTACGCGCCCCTGCTCCTGCTCTGGAAAGGCATCGGCCGGCTGGCCATGCGGAGCGGCGCGCGCACGCTCTTCGGGCCCGCCAGCATCGGCCTCGACTACAAGCCCCAAAGCGTGGACCTGCTTTGCAGCTACCTGCGCCTGCGCCACTGGCACCCCTTCCTGGCACCCCTGGTGCGCGGCCGCAGACCCCGCCGCCGCACAGCGCCCATCCCCTTTGCCCGTCAGATGGCCTACGCCGACGTCAATACCCTGGTCCGTCAGATGGAAAACGGCCGCAGCCTGCCCATCCTCTTCAAACATTATCTCCAGCTGGGTGGCCGCATCGCCGCCTTCCACCAGGATGCCGCCTTCGGCACCCTCGACGCGCTCCTGGTGGTGGACCTGCTCACCGCCCCGGAACGCCCCTTGCGCCGCTACCTCGGCGATGAGGGCCTCCAGCGCCTGCGCGACGGCCTCTGGCTTATGGACGTGCCCGCAGACGCCCGCGGCGCGTAA